From the genome of Nocardia mangyaensis:
GCCGTGGCGGGAGCGCGCTACGTCTCGGTCGAGCCGGACCCGTCGGAGATGCACGCCGCCGGACTGCGCGTCGCCGGGTCGGTGCGCGGCTCGGGGATGGCACTGCCGTTCCGCGACAACGCCTTCGACGTCTGCTTCTCCTCCAACGTCGCCGAGCACGTGCCGCAGCCATGGGTGATGGCCGAGGAGATGGTCCGGGTGACCAAGCCCGGCGGCCTCATCGTGTTCTCCTACACGGTGTGGCACGGGCCTTTCGGTGGTCACGAGACGGGCCTCTGGCACTACCTCGGCGGCGAGTACGCGGCCCGCCGGTACCGGCGCAAGCACGGACGTGAACCCAAGAACAGGTTCGGCCGATCGTTGTTCGCGGTGACCGCGGCCGAGGGTTTGCGCTGGGCGGCAACGACTTCGGCGGACGTTCGGACGGTTTTTCCCCGGTACCACCCGCGCTGGGCGTGGTGGCTCGTGCGTGTTCCGATGCT
Proteins encoded in this window:
- a CDS encoding class I SAM-dependent methyltransferase codes for the protein MPTASLPRTAQPVQRRRTPRFARRATLRRSLRLLTSFRFEQSDPARFYGGIATDSAEMIADFYSDITERDLTDTVVLDVGGGPGYFADEFAVAGARYVSVEPDPSEMHAAGLRVAGSVRGSGMALPFRDNAFDVCFSSNVAEHVPQPWVMAEEMVRVTKPGGLIVFSYTVWHGPFGGHETGLWHYLGGEYAARRYRRKHGREPKNRFGRSLFAVTAAEGLRWAATTSADVRTVFPRYHPRWAWWLVRVPMLRELLVSNLVVVATKE